Proteins encoded within one genomic window of Cucumis sativus cultivar 9930 chromosome 3, Cucumber_9930_V3, whole genome shotgun sequence:
- the LOC116401635 gene encoding DDRGK domain-containing protein 1-like, which yields MEEFLVAVLSMLLVAALVPLFLWRRYQDSRSGHAHEDEDQVPQRETVVRATGGGRRMRRRPAMAASSSNAEASLEDNADGSDDEIVAEEYHGGRVLKKKEKKRQEREAQRQAEQASRDSRLTKQDRYAEIRRKKDEEREEQERLLEEEAKARKAKEEEAAALEFEKWKGAFSVDAEGTTEAEVEGGNQDLLTAFVEYIKSHKCVPLEDLAAEFKLRTQECINRITSLESMGRLSGVMDDRGKYIYISKEEMQAVADFIKRQGRVSISHLASKSNQFIDLEPKLQLVEEINVEEIAVS from the exons ATGGAGGAATTTCTTGTGGCAGTTCTCTCGATGCTTCTTGTTGCTGCATTGGTTCCTCTGTTTCTGTGGCGACGCTATCAGGACTCCCGCTCCGGTCATGCACACGAAGATGAAGATCAG GTTCCTCAGAGAGAAACGGTGGTTCGTGCTACTGGTGGTGGCCGTCGTATGCGCCGGAGACCTGCTATGGCTGCTAGTTCGTCGAATGCAGAGGCAAGTCTGGAAG ATAATGCTGATGGAAGTGATGATGAAATTGTGGCTGAAGAATACCATGGAGGAAGagtgttgaagaagaaagaaaagaagcgACAAGAGCGGGAGGCACAAAGACAG GCTGAACAAGCTTCACGTGACTCAAGGTTGACAAAACAAGATCGTTATGCAGAAATACGGAGGAAAAAAGATGAGGAGCGTGAAGAGCAGGAACGGTTACTG gAAGAAGAAGCCAAGGCACGGAAGGCCAAGGAGGAAGAGGCTGCTGCACTTGAGTTTGAGAAGTGGAAAGGGGCATTTTCAGTTGACGCTGAAGGTACAACTGAAGCTGAAGTGGAAGGCGGAAATCAAGATTTGCTGACTGCTTTTGTGGAATATATAAAG AGTCATAAATGTGTCCCATTGGAAGATCTTGCTGcagaatttaaattaagaactCAG GAATGTATTAATCGGATCACCTCCCTGGAGAGTATGG GACGACTTTCTGGCGTTATGGATGATAGAGgaaaatacatatacatatcaAAGGAAGAAATGCAAGCGGTAGCTGATTTCATCAAGCGTCAGGGAAGAGTTAGCATCTCACATCTAGCTAGTAAGTCCAACCAGTTCATTGATTTGGAACCAAAACTCCAGTTGGTTGAGGAAATCAATGTTGAGGAGATAGCTGTCTCTTGA
- the LOC116402641 gene encoding serine/threonine-protein kinase STY46-like — protein sequence MRKLRHKNVVQFIGASTRPPSLFIVTEYMSGGSLHDFLHQQKAVLSFPSLLRVAVDVSKGMDYLHQKNIIHRDLKAANLLMDEYGVRRNKTFAFTS from the exons ATGAG aaaactTCGGCACAAGAATGTTGTCCAATTTATTGGTGCATCTACCAGGCCTCCAAGCCTTTTCATTGTTACAG AGTACATGTCTGGTGGAAGCTTACACGACTTTTTACATCAACAAAAGGCCGTTCTTAGTTTTCCTTCCTTACTAAGAGTGGCAGTTGATGTGTCGAAGGGAATGGACTATTTGCATCAAAAGAATATCATCCATAGAGATCTAAAAGCTGCAAATCTTTTGATGGATGAATATGGGGtaagaagaaataaaacttttgcATTTACTTCGTGA